One stretch of Prunus persica cultivar Lovell chromosome G1, Prunus_persica_NCBIv2, whole genome shotgun sequence DNA includes these proteins:
- the LOC18790871 gene encoding uncharacterized protein LOC18790871, producing MPSVALALVIEFAHKERSSGLSNGREGSEADFSMITLRPLELSDIDDFMVWATDEKVPRFCTWEPYASKEEGLNFIKNVVLPHPWFMAICLENRPIGAISVTSNSGTSRCRGELGYVLGSRYWGKGIVTQAVKLVADIIFKEWTHLERLVALVDVENVASQRVLEKAGFQREGVLRKYFILKGRSRDMVMFGLLSTDWQT from the exons ATGCCCAGTGTTGCCCTTGCTCTGGTAATTG AATTTGCCCACAAGGAGAGAAGTTCAGGCCTATCAAATGGAAGAGAAGGCAGTGAAGCTGACTTCTCCATGATCACACTTAGGCCCTTGGAGCTTTCTGACATTGATGATTTCATGGTGTGGGCTACAGATGAGAAAGTGCCTCGTTTCTGCACTTGGGAACCTTATGCTAGCAAAGAAGAAGGCCTAAACTTCATCAAAAATGTTGTTCTTCCCCACCCCTGGTTCATGGCAATCTGCCTTGAAAACAGGCCTATTGGTGCCATTTCGGTGACCTCGAATTCGGGCACCAGTCGGTGCAGAGGAGAACTTGGCTATGTTTTAGGGTCCAGGTACTGGGGCAAGGGGATTGTAACACAGGCTGTGAAATTGGTGGCTGATATTATATTCAAAGAGTGGACACATTTGGAGAGGCTTGTAGCTCTTGTTGATGTGGAAAATGTGGCATCTCAGAGGGTGCTTGAGAAGGCAGGGTTTCAGAGGGAAGGTGTTCTGAGGAAGTACTTTATTTTGAAGGGAAGAAGTAGGGATATGGTGATGTTCGGCCTTCTTTCTACAGATTGGCAAACTTGA
- the LOC18792840 gene encoding uncharacterized protein LOC18792840: MASVKIIDLVLRGKATHSYDPPLYMPTYSKLCLEPSQISCNSMNSSRISLRPFKLSDANDFLKWASDDKVTRYLRWNTITSREEALTYIEKLATHPWRQSICLDDQSIGYVSVKPEQGDDMCRAHVSYVVSAEYCGQGIATVALRMAMCRVFRELPCLVRIEALVEVENKGSQRVLEKVGFLKEGLLRKYGYCKGEIRDMFIYSFLSTDKIM, encoded by the coding sequence ATGGCAAGTGTCAAAATAATTGACCTGGTCCTCCGCGGCAAAGCTACACATTCATATGATCCACCACTTTACATGCCTACTTATTCCAAATTGTGCTTGGAACCATCTCAAATTTCCTGCAATTCTATGAACTCATCAAGAATTTCCCTTCGTCCTTTCAAACTCTCTGATGCCAATGACTTCCTCAAATGGGCAAGTGATGATAAAGTAACACGCTATCTAAGATGGAACACCATAACCTCTAGGGAAGAAGCCTTGACATATATTGAGAAGCTTGCTACACATCCGTGGCGTCAGTCCATATGTTTGGATGACCAATCAATTGGATATGTTTCTGTCAAACCAGAACAGGGTGATGACATGTGTAGAGCACATGTTAGCTATGTTGTGTCCGCAGAGTACTGTGGGCAAGGGATTGCAACAGTGGCATTGAGGATGGCCATGTGTAGGGTGTTCAGAGAGCTCCCATGTTTGGTGAGGATTGAGGCTTTGGTGGAGGTTGAGAATAAGGGATCTCAAAGGGTTTTGGAGAAAGTTGGGTTTCTGAAAGAAGGGTTGTTGAGGAAGTATGGGTATTGCAAAGGTGAGATTAGAGATATGTTTATCTATAGCTTCTTATCAACTGATAAGATTATGTGA
- the LOC18793984 gene encoding non-specific lipid transfer protein GPI-anchored 2, producing MITTTTALHQWLMAFVLAWTLVVLSAAAAEPPPQPGCADELVRFSPCLPYVSSPPNNLSDSAPPKCCDALSSSFESGEALCLCYLIQDPPMLGFPVNETRVLSLSSTCPLSNNGTSTKSADNSLESLCSGSPELPPLRSSTTSGISCPSPSPSGADNASSPLMSLPSESTNSSSLLPGKRSPTTTPPSSAVEPARVSTAMKQICRSNTWFLPAVLIFLVPISTHL from the exons AtgatcaccaccaccaccgcccTGCACCAGTGGCTCATGGCCTTCGTCCTAGCCTGGACACTCGTCGTTCTATccgcagcagcagcagaaccGCCGCCGCAGCCAGGTTGCGCCGACGAGCTCGTGAGGTTCTCGCCGTGCCTTCCGTACGTGTCGTCTCCTCCCAACAACCTCTCCGACTCGGCCCCACCCAAGTGCTGCGACGCATTGTCGTCGTCGTTTGAGTCCGGCGAGGCCTTGTGCCTCTGCTACTTGATCCAGGACCCTCCGATGCTTGGGTTTCCGGTGAACGAGACTCGCGTTCTGTCTCTGTCTTCTACTTGCCCTCTCAGCAACAATGGCACAAGCACAAAGAGCGCTGATAATTCTTTGGAGTCGCTCTGCTCAG GGTCGCCTGAACTCCCTCCTCTCCGCAGCTCAACGACTTCAGGGATTTCAtgtccttctccttctccttctg GAGCTGACAATGCTTCATCTCCTTTGATGAGCTTACCATCAGAATCAACAAACAGTTCAAGCTTGCTGCCGGGAAAGAGATCGCCGACGACAACTCCACCAAGCTCAGCAGTAGAACCAGCTAGGGTGTCTACAGCAATGAAGCAAATTTGCAGAAGCAATACTTGGTTTCTACCTGCCGTACTGATTTTTCTTGTTCCCATCTCCACTCACCTATAG
- the LOC109946863 gene encoding uncharacterized protein LOC109946863, with amino-acid sequence MANNSLEITLRPYRPSDAEDFLTYAGDEKVTQFTRWNTFTSKEEALSYIKDFCIPHPYCRSICIHDRSIGFLFIKPQGGDDKCRAEVGYALATEYWGQGIATRAVKMAISDGFKELTDLVRMQALVLVENRASQRVLEKLGFYKEGLLRKYTFHKGAVHDVFMYSLLFSDSMP; translated from the coding sequence ATGGCAAACAATTCTCTGGAAATCACACTCCGTCCTTATAGGCCCTCAGATGCTGAGGACTTCTTGACGTATGCCGGTGATGAAAAGGTAACACAATTCACTCGTTGGAACACATTCACCTCTAAGGAAGAAGCACTTTCCTACATCAAGGATTTTTGCATCCCTCACCCTTATTGCAGATCCATCTGCATCCATGACCGTTCGATCGGATTTCTCTTCATCAAGCCACAAGGTGGTGATGACAAGTGTCGAGCAGAGGTGGGATACGCGTTAGCTACTGAGTATTGGGGACAAGGCATAGCAACCAGAGCTGTGAAGATGGCCATAAGTGATGGGTTTAAAGAGCTCACCGATTTGGTCAGAATGCAAGCTCTGGTTTTGGTGGAGAACAGGGCCTCCCAGAGGGTGTTGGAGAAACTTGGGTTCTACAAGGAAGGCCTCTTGAGGAAGTATACTTTTCACAAAGGTGCAGTTCATGATGTTTTCATGTATAGTCTTCTGTTCTCTGATTCTATGCCTTGA
- the LOC18790053 gene encoding non-specific lipid transfer protein GPI-anchored 2: protein MEISVPFFRLAMALAMTVVLAMPVYGQVGSPCNASAISSLTPCMSFLTNSSSNGTSPTADCCNSLKALTSTSRDCFCLIVTGSVPFQLPINRSLAISLPRACNIPGVPLQCQATVAPIPAPGPSSLAPTLSPGASPSGPTASSVPEPTSSALSPESDTTPLLTPPSTTGGSGAPTSTTGSRPVLTPSAAFTSCRLSPSLMLFASGILALKFF from the exons ATGGAGATTTCAGTGCCTTTTTTCCGTCTAGCTATGGCATTGGCAATGACTGTGGTCTTGGCTATGCCTGTCTATGGCCAAGTTGGTTCCCCTTGCAATGCTTCGGCGATTTCTAGCTTGACCCCTTGCATGAGTTTTCTCACTAATAGCAGCTCCAATGGAACCTCACCAACCGCAGACTGCTGCAATTCACTAAAAGCCCTCACAAGTACCAGCAGAGATTGCTTTTGCCTAATTGTAACTGGAAGTGTTCCCTTCCAACTACCGATCAACCGTTCTCTAGCCATCTCTCTCCCTCGTGCCTGCAACATCCCCGGCGTCCCACTCCAATGCCAag CCACAGTTGCACCTATTCCTGCTCCAG GTCCTAGCTCCCTTGCGCCAACCCTCTCTCCTGGAGCTTCACCATCTGGTCCAACAG CTTCCTCTGTCCCAGAGCCAACCTCATCTGCTCTGTCACCAGAATCCGACACAACACCACTTTTAACTCCGCCATCTACAACAGGAGGCTCTGGAGCTCCAACCTCAACTACAGGCAGCCGCCCTGTTCTGACTCCTTCGGCAGCCTTTACCTCTTGTCGTCTCTCACCCTCTCTTATGCTTTTTGCATCAGGCATTCTGGCTTTGAAGTTTTTCTAG
- the LOC18791306 gene encoding probable RNA helicase SDE3 gives MGINGYKSDEECSVIGDKGEIGFIDFEDDKSVRSYNPCEEGPIVISVPFPYVGGKQGEKPQSVCVGETAVDKITIKNTTHDPVELCGVKIYASSPEDSFKLSLMKPPTADSDVETIQAFLESTSLEDRMLQPGDTLTIWLSCKPKEIGQHKAFVHFDLETEQIERVVILLAEDKISQSMASTKPYTRATRKKPLLVDGFHVGVRPSGVTDRRPYKNRLPRYDIPKDIRELLESKQIPYVVTEGLTRGNYADYFKTLLIMEEIQIEESMRSHDMVGVTLRKRGHQFLSLEVPGLAERRPSLVQGDYVLAKLSEYADDTVPPYQGYIYRVEADDVYLKFPPEFHACHRDGNLYSVQFTFNRITMRRLYQAVDAAEKLEIMFLFPSESYQRRMIRGTRLVPISCTPNKEQMCSVEMILGCKGGPPYVIYGPPGTGKTMTLVEAILQLYATRKNTRILVCAPSNSAADHILEKLLNAKAGTAVRENEIFRLNASSRPYEDVNPNHIDFCFFDDDTFKCPELRVFVRYRIIISTYMSASLLHAEGVPRGHFSHIILDEAGQASEPETMIPISNLYHRNTVVVLAGDPKQLGPIINSSQAESFGLGRSYLERMFECEFYSNGDKSYVTKLVRNYRCHPEILYLPNMLFYGQELIACKDDSVPFIARVDLLPNKDFPVLFFGIEGCDEREGSNPSWFNRTEASKVVEVTKQLTAKRNLSEEDIGIIAPYRQQVLKLKKAFENLEMPNIKVGSVEQFQGQERQVIIISTVRSTIKHDEFDRRYCLGFLSNPKRFNVAITRAKALLIVIGNPHIISKDPNWNRLLWRCADNSSYLGCNPPERQELDYEDPQEDLLNNEGNTWCSGDDGWARDSWQREVPQPVMEGSWQTEAPQPVVDDEAEWSDGWK, from the exons ATGGGTATAAATGGTTATAAGTCGGATGAGGAATGCTCTGTCATTGGAGACAAAGGAGAAATCGGCTTCATagattttgaggatgataaaTCGGTGCGTAGTTACAACCCATGTGAAGAGGGTCCAATTGTTATTTCAGTCCCATTCCCTTATGTGGGCGGAAAGCAAGGTGAAAAGCCTCAATCAGTATGCGTAGGAGAAACAGCTGTGGATAAGATAACTATTAAGAACACCACCCATGACCCGGTGGAGCTATGCGGTGTTAAAATTTACGCCTCAAGTCCAGAGGACTCTTTCAAGCTTTCTCTGATGAAACCCCCAACTGCAGACTCTGATGTCGAAACCATCCAAGCCTTCCTTGAGTCTACTTCTCTGGAGGACAGAATGCTTCAGCCAGGAGATACTTTGACTATATGGCTATCTTGCAAACCCAAGGAAATTGGTCAGCACAAGGCCTTTGTGCATTTTGATTTGGAGACTGAACAGATTGAACGAGTTGTTATTCTCTTAGCAGAAGATAAAATATCCCAATCTATGGCCTCAACAAAACCATACACAAGAGCCACTAGAAAGAAACCACTTCTTGTGGATGGTTTTCATGTGGGTGTACGCCCTAGTGGAGTAACAGACCGACGACCGTACAAGAATAGGCTTCCTCGATACGACATTCCAAAAGACATCAGAGAATTACTTGAGAGCAAGCAGATTCCTTATGTTGTCACCGAAGGTCTTACGAGAGGGAACTATGCAGATTACTTCAAAACTTTACTCATCATGGAGGAAATACAGATAGAG GAAAGTATGAGAAGCCATGATATGGTAGGTGTTACTTTGAGGAAGAGAGGACATCAATTTTTGTCCCTTGAAGTCCCTGGGCTTGCTGAGAGAAGGCCTTCACTTGTCCAAGGGGATTATGTTTTGGCCAAGCTTTCTGAGTATGCAGATGATACAGTTCCTCCGTATCAG GGTTATATCTACCGTGTTGAGGCTGATGATGTTTACTTGAAGTTTCCTCCAGAATTTCACGCATGCCACAGAGATGGTAACCTTTATAGTGTACAATTTACATTTAATCGAATCACCATGAGAAGGTTATATCAAGCAGTTGATGCAGCAGAAAAATTAGAGATAATGTTCCTTTTTCCATCTGAGTCCTATCAGAGAAGGATGATTAGAGGCACTCGACTGGTGCCTATATCTTGTACACCTAATAAGGAGCAGATGTGCTCAGTTGAGATGATCCTTGGCTGCAAAGGAGGGCCACCTTATGTGATTTATGGTCCTCCTGGAACAGGCAAGACTATGACATTAGTGGAAGCAATCCTCCAACTCTATGCAACTCGGAAGAATACTAGAATCCTTGTGTGTGCACCTTCAAATAGTGCAGCAGACCACATTCTGGAAAAACTCCTCAATGCAAAGGCTGGTACAGCAGTTCGAGAGAATGAAATATTCAGGCTCAATGCATCTTCCCGTCCTTATGAAGATGTCAATCCTAACCATATTGACTTCTGCTTCTTTGATGACGATACCTTCAAGTGTCCTGAACTCCGTGTCTTCGTGCGCTATAGGATCATCATATCAACCTATATGAGTGCCTCTCTGCTTCATGCAGAAGGTGTCCCACGAGGCCACTTCTCTCATATTATCTTGGATGAGGCAGGCCAAGCTTCAGAACCAGAAACCATGATCCCGATATCGAATCTCTACCATCGGAATACAGTAGTTGTTCTTGCTGGAGACCCTAAGCAATTAGGTCCAATCATAAACTCCAGCCAAGCAGAATCCTTTGGTTTGGGGAGATCATACTTGGAGAGAATGTTCGAATGTGAGTTTTATAGTAATGGGGATAAAAGCTATGTAACAAAATTGGTTAGGAATTATCGATGCCACCCAGAAATTTTGTATCTCCCTAACATGTTGTTCTATGGACAAGAGTTGATTGCTTGTAAAGATGACTCAGTTCCCTTCATAGCAAGGGTGGACCTTCTTCCTAACAAGGATTTCcctgttcttttctttggcATCGAAGGCTGTGATGAGAGGGAAGGAAGTAATCCATCATGGTTTAATCGGACTGAGGCAAGTAAGGTAGTAGAGGTCACTAAGCAATTGACTGcaaaaaggaatttgagtGAGGAAGATATTGGGATCATAGCACCTTATCGGCAGCAAGTACTAAAACTGAAGAAAGCTTTCGAAAATTTGGAGATGCCTAACATCAAGGTAGGAAGTGTTGAGCAATTTCAGGGACAAGAGAGACAAGTTATAATAATATCAACTGTCCGATCAACAATCAAACACGATGAATTTGACAGAAGATACTGTTTGGGATTTTTGAGCAATCCAAAAAGGTTTAATGTGGCTATTACTCGTGCTAAAGCTTTGCTAATTGTAATTGGGAATCCGCACATCATCAGCAAG GACCCAAACTGGAACAGGCTTCTATGGCGTTGTGCAGACAACTCATCCTATCTGGGCTGTAACCCCCCTGAGAGGCAGGAGCTTGATTATGAGGACCCACAGGAAGATCTCTTAAACAATGAAGGAAACACTTGGTGCTCTGGAGATGATGGGTGGGCTCGAGACTCCTGGCAAAGAGAAGTTCCCCAACCTGTCATGGAAGGGTCCTGGCAAACAGAAGCTCCCCAACCTGTCGTGGATGACGAAGCTGAATGGTCTGATGGCTGGAAGTAA
- the LOC18789226 gene encoding non-specific lipid-transfer protein-like protein At2g13820 — MAQRMEMSLVLVLVTMFLAKAAAQSSCTNVIISMSPCLNYITGNSSTPSSGCCSQLASFVRSSPQCLCEVLNGGGSSLGINVNQTQALALPGACNVQTPPLSQCNAASPADSPAGTPESPSDGPSGTGSKNVPSTEAGSSGNSIKLSTTQLFVVLAAAYATLSMC, encoded by the exons ATGGCACAAAGGATGGAGATGAGTTTGGTCCTTGTCCTGGTGACCATGTTCTTGGCGAAAGCAGCAGCACAATCTAGTTGTACCAATGTGATCATCAGTATGTCACCTTGCCTCAATTACATTACTGGCAACTCCTCAACCCCTTCTTCAGGATGCTGCTCACAGCTTGCTAGCTTTGTCCGCTCCTCTCCACAGTGCTTGTGTGAGGTCCTTAACGGCGGTGGCTCATCACTCGGGATCAATGTCAATCAAACTCAGGCTCTGGCATTACCAGGTGCTTGCAATGTTCAGACTCCACCCCTCAGCCAGTGTAACG CTGCTTCTCCAGCTGACTCTCCAGCAGGAACACCAGAATCTCCGAGTGATGGTCCTTCAG GAACTGGATCCAAAAATGTACCATCAACTGAAGCTGGCTCATCTGGAAACTCCATCAAGTTGTCTACAACTCAACTGTTTGTTGTTCTGGCTGCAGCATATGCTACCCTCTCAATGtgctga
- the LOC18791483 gene encoding protein CDC73 homolog produces MDPLSALRDFTIRGELEKIVRVNDEFRFDTDYSFPCHAETAYRSKQGNLYTLETLLYYVTNHHLKHTDYIQSARTQGIPSVTFPDRKPLLDYLTGKISSSDSIEFLLPPQNDAVHPKLPSLDPNVNSGINNDSNDYGTTDSRVFSQIETPVDYMSLICSGERPLKDREGLLECKGRNFYGVLTSATKREEERQRIESQQRKDGLVAKSRLMGSDERGLTGFGDESGYDPNPKPKLHLKGGKIGEGVPIILVPSAFQTLITIYNVKEFLEDGVYIPTDVKVKQMKGAKPDCVTVQKKFSRDRDRVVTAYEVRDKPSALKAEDWDRVVAVFVLGKEWQFKDWPFKDHVEIFNKIVGFFMRFEDDSVESAKIVKQWNVKIISISKNKRHQDRAAALEVWDRLEEFVRSRSHS; encoded by the exons ATGGACCCACTCTCCGCCCTCCGCGACTTCACAATCCGAGGCGAGTTGGAGAAGATCGTCCGAGTCAACGACGAGTTCCGTTTCGACACAGACTACAGCTTCCCCTGCCACGCCGAGACCGCCTACCGGTCCAAGCAGGGCAATCTTTATACCCTCGAAACTCTCCTTTATTACGTCACCAACCACCACCTCAAGCACACTGACTACATCCAGAGCGCCCGCACCCAGGGGATCCCCTCCGTCACTTTCCCCGACCGCAAGCCCCTCCTCGACTACCTCACCGGAAAGATCTCCTCTTCCGACTCTATCGAATTCCTCCTCCCCCCTCAAAACGACGCCGTCCATCCCAAACTCCCCAGTCTCGATCCGAACGTCAACAGCGGCATCAACAACGACAGCAACGATTACGGTACGACTGATTCTAGGGTTTTCAGTCAAATTGAGACCCCGGTGGACTACATGTCGTTGATTTGCTCCGGCGAGAGGCCGTTGAAGGACCGGGAGGGCTTGTTGGAGTGTAAAGGGAGGAACTTTTACGGCGTTTTGACTTCGGCGACCAAGCGAGAGGAGGAACGACAGCGTATCGAGTCGCAGCAGAGGAAAGACGGGTTGGTGGCGAAGAGTAGGCTAATGGGTTCGGACGAGAGGGGCTTGACCGGGTTCGGAGACGAATCGGGTTACGACCCGAATCCCAAGCCCAAATTGCACTTGAAGGGTGGTAAAATTGGGGAAGGTGTGCCCATAATTTTGGTGCCCAGTGCGTTTCAAACGCTGATTACGATTTACAATGTGAAGGAGTTTTTGGAAGATGGGGTTTATATACCAACGGATGTGAAGGTGAAGCAGATGAAGGGGGCTAAGCCTGACTGTGTGACGGTGCAGAAGAAGTTCAGTAGGGATAGGGATAGGGTGGTAACGGCGTATGAGGTCAGGGATAAGCCCTCGGCGTTGAAGGCCGAGGATTGGGATCGGGTTGTGGCGGTTTTCGTGTTGGGGAAAGAGTGGCAGTTCAAGGATTGGCCTTTCAAGGAccatgttgaaattttcaataaga TCGTGGGATTTTTCATGCGTTTTGAAGATGACAGTGTGGAGTCAGCTAAAATTGTGAAGCAGTGGAATGTAAAGATCATCTCG ATTAGCAAGAATAAGCGGCATCAAGATAGAGCCGCGGCATTAGAGGTGTGGGACAGACTAGAAGAATTTGTACGGTCACGGTCACATTCTTGA